A stretch of the Bacillus sp. B-jedd genome encodes the following:
- a CDS encoding TrkH family potassium uptake protein: MKIKLDELTARLSSVQIIVLYYLIAIIISTFLLMLPVTLQEGVKLSFVDALFTAVSAVSVTGLSTISLHETLSYTGTFILAFILQIGGVGVMTLGTFVWLILGKKIGLRERMLIMADQNQSALSGLVYLLKEILLLIVLIELAGALILGFHFLDYFPTWQEAFRQGFFAAVSATTNAGFDITGESLIPFANDYLVQTINILLIILGAIGFPVLIECREYLVRRKKGHFRFTLFTKIAVTTFAALLVFGTVFIFIFEANHLYAGKTWHEAFFYSAFHSTSTRSAGLSTIDVNQFSTPTHLLLCLFMFIGASPSSVGGGIRTTTFAIALLSVISYARGNSTIKVFKREIMPEDIVKSFIVIMTAFMLCGFSVIFLSFIEPSFSLMQILFEVSSAFGTTGMSLGITPELGTPAKGLLMTLMFIGRIGIFSFLFLVRGKPKNEKYHYSKERVIIG, from the coding sequence ATGAAGATTAAATTGGATGAATTGACAGCAAGGCTATCTTCTGTTCAAATCATCGTCCTTTATTACCTGATTGCCATCATCATTTCTACCTTCCTATTAATGCTGCCTGTAACGCTTCAGGAAGGTGTGAAGCTTTCATTTGTCGATGCCCTTTTTACGGCAGTGAGCGCGGTCAGTGTCACGGGTTTGTCGACGATTTCACTTCATGAAACGCTCAGCTACACCGGCACGTTCATCTTAGCCTTCATTTTGCAGATTGGCGGCGTGGGCGTCATGACGCTCGGCACCTTCGTTTGGCTGATTCTGGGCAAAAAAATCGGCTTGAGGGAACGGATGCTGATTATGGCAGACCAGAACCAGTCCGCTTTGTCAGGCCTTGTTTATTTGCTGAAGGAAATACTCCTTTTAATCGTATTGATTGAACTGGCCGGCGCGCTTATCCTTGGTTTCCATTTCCTTGATTACTTTCCTACCTGGCAGGAAGCGTTCCGGCAAGGGTTCTTCGCTGCTGTCAGCGCAACGACAAATGCCGGCTTTGATATTACAGGTGAGTCGCTCATTCCTTTTGCAAATGACTATCTGGTTCAGACAATCAACATCTTGCTAATCATATTGGGAGCGATAGGCTTTCCGGTATTGATTGAGTGCCGGGAGTACTTGGTCCGGAGGAAAAAAGGGCATTTCCGGTTCACGTTGTTTACGAAAATTGCTGTCACAACATTTGCCGCGTTACTTGTCTTTGGAACGGTCTTTATTTTCATTTTCGAGGCAAATCACTTATATGCCGGTAAAACCTGGCATGAAGCCTTCTTTTATTCGGCATTTCACTCAACCTCTACGAGGAGTGCGGGCCTGTCGACTATTGATGTGAACCAATTTTCAACACCGACGCATCTGCTGCTCTGTTTGTTCATGTTTATCGGGGCATCGCCAAGCAGTGTGGGCGGGGGGATCAGGACGACAACCTTTGCAATCGCCCTGCTGAGTGTGATTTCGTATGCTCGGGGAAACAGCACGATAAAAGTGTTCAAGCGCGAGATCATGCCTGAGGATATTGTGAAGTCATTTATTGTCATCATGACCGCCTTTATGCTCTGCGGTTTCTCGGTGATTTTCCTGTCGTTTATAGAACCGTCCTTTTCACTCATGCAAATCTTGTTTGAGGTATCGTCGGCATTCGGAACGACGGGGATGTCGCTCGGGATTACACCGGAGCTGGGCACACCTGCGAAGGGGCTGCTCATGACGCTTATGTTTATCGGTCGGATTGGCATATTCTCATTCCTGTTCCTTGTCAGGGGCAAACCGAAGAATGAGAAGTATCACTATTCCAAGGAAAGAGTCATTATTGGATAA
- a CDS encoding formate/nitrite transporter family protein: METKSLMEIENLALKKLKIYRQSMVRYLLRAMLASMFIGFGVIVAFKTGNYFYLEESPLTYPMAALTFGSAIILIAYGGGDLFTGNTFYFTYAALRKRMRWPEVFRLWGASYSGNILGAAVFAALIYTTGLFADHAVNGFLLSVVEKKMHAPASELFFRAILCNWLVCLAFFIPTTLKGDGPKLFTMMLFVFCFFISGYEHSIANMCTFAIALVLNHPGTISWGGVFHNLIPVTIGNMIGGGFFMAAMYYYVNKPFIGEDED; encoded by the coding sequence ATGGAAACAAAATCGCTGATGGAGATTGAAAACCTCGCTTTAAAGAAGTTGAAAATATACAGACAGAGTATGGTCCGTTATCTTTTAAGGGCGATGCTGGCAAGCATGTTCATCGGGTTTGGCGTCATCGTTGCTTTCAAGACAGGAAACTACTTTTATCTCGAGGAATCGCCGCTCACCTATCCAATGGCCGCTTTGACGTTTGGATCAGCCATTATTTTGATTGCTTACGGCGGAGGCGATTTATTTACCGGCAATACTTTTTACTTTACTTATGCCGCATTGAGAAAAAGGATGCGCTGGCCTGAAGTTTTCCGACTGTGGGGTGCCAGTTACTCAGGAAATATTTTAGGCGCAGCTGTCTTCGCTGCACTAATTTATACGACCGGCCTATTTGCCGACCATGCAGTGAATGGGTTTTTGCTGAGCGTTGTCGAGAAGAAGATGCATGCTCCGGCAAGCGAGTTGTTTTTCAGGGCAATTCTTTGTAACTGGCTTGTCTGCCTGGCCTTTTTCATCCCGACCACACTAAAGGGAGACGGGCCGAAGCTGTTTACGATGATGCTGTTCGTTTTCTGCTTCTTTATTTCCGGCTATGAACACAGCATCGCCAATATGTGTACTTTTGCGATCGCCTTGGTCCTGAATCATCCGGGTACAATTTCCTGGGGAGGGGTCTTTCATAACCTAATCCCTGTTACGATTGGGAACATGATTGGCGGCGGTTTTTTTATGGCGGCCATGTACTACTATGTCAACAAACCCTTTATAGGGGAGGATGAGGATTGA
- a CDS encoding glycosyl hydrolase family 28-related protein yields MLYLDKKHDPRKNAGLLLKLSSTTLDLRAAVAETEDLFKKHSADPASYSFKSEDKRPLFARVKQLFTTMPVFFYAKKTASALEEVKTIVAVDGSVYPSWKAILDEEYKHLMTVARNEVNIADFGAVGDGVTDNTEAFKKAIGNGRVTVRIPEGVFVTGEIRLPSWTCLIGEGKGKTVLKLHEKAPKSSQLVTNAAHWKGNRNILVKGMTLDWNVERLGDVKKTAAGNNRSSCLLYANVTFGWVKDVEGINPGLHCFDVSSTIYNYSGDGYRARGGSNYIWLDGLNGYGFGDDGVTTHHSDNILISNCHMCDPSGRAHKKGFSNSNGFEADDGSRNVWLVNNSSTRCFGGVEIKAHGNSSAASNVHIIGHLSVHDNRSFNWRHIEHHKSTDPVSKTAFNIRATNLVSIAPIHTDLYVGSKPRALVVSAYRNVAINYFTAIGDPDYDYRGEPVLAIQYRSRNVTLDHVSVSGFRSAGTDLKVFGGENCADSILIGSLTVRDSAKEAISIGKGVQQAQVNTVLVYEENGTLANKV; encoded by the coding sequence ATGCTCTATCTGGATAAAAAGCATGATCCCCGTAAAAATGCCGGATTACTATTAAAGCTTTCGTCGACCACCCTCGATTTAAGGGCGGCAGTCGCCGAAACTGAAGATCTTTTCAAAAAACACAGCGCCGACCCAGCGAGCTACTCTTTTAAAAGTGAAGACAAGAGGCCTCTTTTCGCCAGAGTCAAACAATTATTCACCACAATGCCTGTGTTCTTTTACGCAAAAAAGACTGCTTCTGCCTTAGAAGAGGTGAAAACGATTGTCGCGGTTGACGGCAGTGTATACCCTTCATGGAAGGCTATACTTGATGAAGAGTACAAGCATTTGATGACCGTGGCGAGGAATGAAGTGAACATAGCGGATTTTGGCGCGGTCGGAGATGGTGTGACGGACAACACGGAAGCGTTCAAAAAAGCGATTGGCAACGGCAGGGTCACAGTCCGTATTCCCGAAGGAGTTTTTGTGACAGGAGAAATCCGGCTTCCCTCCTGGACTTGCCTAATTGGCGAAGGGAAAGGAAAGACGGTTTTAAAGCTGCACGAGAAAGCGCCAAAGTCGTCACAGCTTGTGACGAACGCGGCGCATTGGAAAGGCAACCGCAACATCCTTGTTAAAGGCATGACACTTGACTGGAATGTTGAAAGACTCGGTGATGTGAAGAAAACGGCAGCAGGGAATAACCGTTCAAGCTGCCTTCTCTATGCGAATGTCACTTTCGGTTGGGTAAAGGATGTTGAAGGAATTAATCCAGGACTCCACTGCTTTGATGTATCCTCGACCATTTACAATTATTCCGGGGATGGCTACAGGGCAAGAGGCGGCAGTAATTATATTTGGCTGGATGGCCTGAATGGCTACGGATTTGGGGATGATGGAGTTACCACCCATCACAGTGATAATATCTTGATTTCCAATTGCCATATGTGCGACCCTAGCGGACGTGCACATAAGAAAGGATTTTCAAATTCAAACGGCTTCGAGGCTGACGACGGTTCCAGAAATGTGTGGCTCGTCAATAATTCATCCACGCGCTGCTTTGGCGGCGTCGAAATCAAGGCGCACGGAAATTCATCCGCCGCCTCGAACGTCCACATCATCGGCCACCTGTCTGTCCATGATAACCGTTCCTTTAACTGGCGGCATATTGAACATCATAAAAGCACCGATCCCGTTTCAAAAACGGCCTTTAATATAAGGGCCACGAATCTTGTCTCGATTGCTCCGATTCATACTGATCTGTATGTCGGCTCAAAACCGAGGGCTCTCGTCGTGTCTGCTTATCGGAATGTCGCAATCAATTATTTTACGGCAATAGGAGACCCCGACTATGACTATCGTGGGGAACCTGTCCTCGCCATCCAATATCGTTCACGAAATGTCACGCTCGACCATGTTTCCGTCAGCGGATTCCGGTCCGCGGGCACTGACCTGAAAGTTTTCGGAGGGGAAAACTGCGCTGACTCCATTCTTATTGGCAGCCTGACTGTCCGTGATTCCGCAAAGGAAGCCATATCTATCGGCAAAGGCGTTCAGCAGGCACAGGTGAACACCGTTCTTGTCTATGAAGAAAATGGAACTTTGGCCAATAAAGTTTAA